One region of Carassius carassius chromosome 41, fCarCar2.1, whole genome shotgun sequence genomic DNA includes:
- the hdac12 gene encoding uncharacterized protein SYNPCC7002_A1628: MFHLLCQKSICRAAIKCKLVEHEETFLKRNPMQGTWRRSFNAEHTCLESRALPIVHHVKYICDLPENHRFPMGKFPKVLESLLRDQVITDKQVWAPKIASTELLRRAHTEEYLSNFISGKISEKDQRRTGFMWSFGLVQRCRYETGGTVLAAEIAMQRGLACSTAGGTHHAFPSFGSGFCLLNDLAVAAKHLMGESTSRRRILIVDLDVHQGDGTAFIFKDEPDVFTFSVHCGKNFPVRKQQSDLDVSLEDGTEDKEYLSKVQEHLPWLLERIRPDLVLYDSGVDPHWEDELGRLRLTDEGLYRRDLYVLQTVIKKGIPVATVIGGGYSRDIDRLGRRHSIIHRAASKVWREHGF; this comes from the exons ATGTTTCATTTACTATGTCAAAAATCTATCTGTAGAGCAGCTATTAAATGCAAACTTGTGGAACACGAGGAAACATTTCTGAAACGAAACCCAATGCAGGGAACATGGAGGAGGTCTTTTAACGCTGAACAT acTTGCCTTGAATCGAGAGCACTTCCTATAGTTCATCATGTCAAGTACATATGTGACCTCCCTGAAAACCACAGGTTTCCCATGGGAAAGTTCCCCAAAGTCCTGGAGAGTCTGCTCAGAGATCAGGTCATAACAGATAAACAG GTGTGGGCCCCTAAGATTGCCTCCACTGAGCTTCTGAGACGTGCACATACTGAGGAGTACCTGTCCAACTTTATCAGTGGTAAAATTAGTGAGAAAGATCAGAGGCGAACCGGATTCATGTGGAGTTTTGGTTTAGTGCAACGCTGTAGATATGAAACAG GTGGCACAGTGCTGGCAGCAGAGATCGCCATGCAGAGGGGACTGGCATGCAGTACAGCCGGAGGGACGCATCATGCCTTCCCCAGCTTCGGCTCAGGCTTCTGTCTGCTCAATGACCTGGCTGTGGCCGCCAAACACCTGATGGGTGAGTCCACATCCAGGAGGAGGATTCTCATTGTGGATCTGGATGTACATCAG GGTGATGGCACAGCATTCATATTTAAGGATGAACCCGATGTTTTCACCTTCTCAGTGCATTGTGGGAAAAACTTTCCTGTGCGAAAGCAGCAGAGTGACCTGGATGTCAGTTTGGAAGACGGCACTGAAGACAAAGAGTATCTTTCCAAAG TCCAGGAACACCTCCCTTGGTTACTGGAGAGAATCCGACCGGATCTGGTGCTGTATGATTCTGGTGTGGATCCACACTGGGAGGATGAACTTGGAAGACTTCGTCTCACAGATGAAG GACTTTACCGGAGGGATCTTTATGTACTTCAGACAGTCATTAAAAAGGGCATTCCTGTGGCAACTGTTATTGGAGGAGGCTATTCCAGAGATATTGATCGACTGGGGCGCAGGCACTCAATAATTCACAGAGCTGCATCAAAG GTTTGGAGAGAACATGGATTTTAA